The following proteins are co-located in the uncultured Draconibacterium sp. genome:
- a CDS encoding Do family serine endopeptidase: MKKLGRISLTFLLVVAGAFIAVWTYSNFFDKPDVITVKDEQAARYIDYPADSEQQLPDLTFAAEKSIHTVVHIATKSVRTGQWSSGNPFLDEFFGFQQREPQISQGFGSGVILSADGYIVTNNHVIENAQEIKVILNDKREFDARLVGTDPSTDIALLKIEAEKLPFLTYGNSENLKLGEWVLAVGNPFNLTSTVTAGIISARARNLGINQDAASIESFIQTDAAVNPGNSGGALVNQQGNLVGINTAIASRTGSYTGYSFAVPVTIVKKVVEDLKEFGEVQRALLGVNIGDVNAELAEKLKLEKVEGVYVGGVTDNSAAKEAGIKEGDVIIYVEEEKTKTSAELQEKISQYRPGDDVKVVVLRDNEKKQFTVTLRNRHGDTEIVRDNITVLGAEFESVSESVKQNLKIQNGIMISNLNKGKLKDAGLEKGFIITSVNKKPIYEVSDFKREVGNARGGILVEGIYPNGEPAYFVFGVGR, from the coding sequence ATGAAAAAATTAGGAAGAATATCACTGACATTTTTACTTGTTGTTGCAGGTGCCTTTATTGCTGTTTGGACATATAGTAACTTTTTCGACAAACCTGATGTAATTACCGTAAAAGATGAACAAGCAGCCCGTTATATTGATTATCCGGCGGATAGCGAGCAACAATTACCGGACTTAACTTTTGCGGCAGAAAAATCAATACATACCGTTGTACATATTGCAACTAAATCGGTTCGCACCGGTCAATGGTCGAGCGGAAATCCATTTCTCGATGAGTTTTTTGGATTCCAGCAAAGAGAGCCTCAGATTTCTCAGGGTTTTGGTTCGGGTGTAATATTATCTGCCGATGGATACATTGTTACCAATAACCATGTTATTGAAAACGCCCAGGAGATAAAAGTAATTTTAAACGACAAACGCGAATTTGATGCCCGCCTGGTTGGAACTGATCCGTCAACCGACATTGCACTTTTAAAAATTGAGGCAGAGAAGTTACCATTTCTAACCTATGGAAACTCTGAAAATTTGAAACTGGGCGAATGGGTTTTAGCGGTAGGTAATCCGTTTAATCTGACTTCGACTGTTACAGCAGGTATCATAAGTGCCCGCGCACGTAATTTGGGAATAAATCAGGATGCTGCTTCTATTGAATCTTTTATTCAAACCGATGCGGCAGTAAATCCGGGAAACAGTGGAGGTGCTCTGGTAAATCAACAGGGAAACTTAGTAGGAATTAATACTGCAATAGCATCACGCACCGGATCGTACACCGGATATTCGTTTGCAGTGCCTGTAACCATTGTAAAAAAGGTTGTAGAAGATTTAAAAGAATTTGGCGAAGTACAACGAGCCTTGCTTGGTGTTAACATTGGCGACGTAAATGCCGAACTGGCAGAAAAACTTAAACTGGAAAAAGTGGAAGGAGTTTATGTTGGTGGCGTTACTGATAATAGTGCAGCCAAAGAAGCCGGAATTAAAGAAGGCGATGTAATTATATATGTTGAAGAAGAAAAAACCAAAACTTCAGCCGAATTACAGGAAAAAATAAGTCAGTACAGACCCGGCGACGATGTAAAAGTTGTTGTGTTAAGAGACAATGAAAAGAAACAATTTACCGTTACATTACGTAACAGACACGGTGACACTGAAATTGTAAGAGACAATATTACCGTTTTAGGTGCCGAGTTTGAGTCGGTAAGTGAAAGTGTTAAACAAAATTTGAAGATTCAGAATGGAATTATGATTTCAAATCTGAATAAAGGAAAACTAAAAGACGCAGGTTTGGAAAAAGGGTTTATCATTACCAGTGTAAACAAAAAGCCCATTTACGAAGTCAGCGATTTTAAAAGAGAAGTTGGAAATGCGAGAGGAGGAATATTGGTAGAAGGAATTTATCCGAATGGCGAACCTGCATATTTTGTTTTTGGAGTAGGAAGATAG
- a CDS encoding TIGR00730 family Rossman fold protein, with amino-acid sequence MNICVFCSSSNAINEVYFEEAKKLGKIIGDGGHTLINGGANVGLMEAVTIAASDAGAKTVGIIPERMIGRSLASDNSHQVIITPDMMTRKERMREMSDAFIALPGGFGTLEEILEVMTLRQLSYHTKPIVFVNTNNFFDHLFKQFEVSYVQQFAKEVYRKLYFEAKDSKEAFEHILNYEEVELDTKWFKVPEK; translated from the coding sequence ATGAATATCTGTGTATTTTGCTCGTCAAGCAACGCCATTAACGAAGTCTATTTCGAAGAGGCAAAAAAACTAGGTAAAATTATTGGAGATGGAGGTCACACATTGATTAATGGCGGTGCCAATGTTGGGTTAATGGAAGCTGTAACTATTGCTGCCAGTGATGCCGGAGCCAAAACAGTTGGCATTATACCTGAACGAATGATTGGGCGATCATTGGCTTCCGACAATTCGCATCAGGTTATAATTACTCCCGACATGATGACCAGAAAAGAAAGAATGCGTGAGATGTCGGATGCATTTATTGCGCTGCCTGGAGGTTTTGGTACACTCGAGGAAATATTAGAGGTGATGACCCTGCGCCAACTTTCTTACCACACAAAACCAATTGTATTTGTAAATACAAACAATTTTTTTGATCACCTTTTTAAACAATTTGAAGTTTCATACGTCCAACAATTTGCAAAAGAGGTGTACCGTAAACTATATTTCGAAGCAAAAGATTCAAAAGAAGCTTTTGAACACATACTAAACTACGAGGAAGTTGAGTTAGACACCAAATGGTTTAAAGTCCCTGAGAAATAG
- the gyrB gene encoding DNA topoisomerase (ATP-hydrolyzing) subunit B — MSELEQESRSNEGNGNYSADSIQVLEGLEAVRKRPSMYIGDTNEKGLHHLVYEVVDNSIDEALAGYCNNIEVIIHENNSITVKDDGRGIPTERHTKENKSALEVVMTVLHAGGKFDKDSYKVSGGLHGVGVSCVNALSSDLRAEIHREGQIWVQEYKIGKPQYEAKIVGETNITGTIVTFQPDASIFLTTKYKYEILAARLRELAFLNAGINLSIIDERETDEEGNFKSEKFYSEEGLKEFVEYLDETRVKLIQDVIHITSDKGGSPVEIALQYNTSFSENIHSYVNNINTIEGGTHLTGFRRGLTRTLKTYADQSGMLTKLKFDISGDDFREGLTAVVSVKVQEPQFEGQTKTKLGNSEVSLSVDQAVSEMLKNYLEENPKDAKTIVQKVILAAQARHAARKAREMVQRKSALSGGGLPGKLTDCSEKDPALCEVFLVEGDSAGGTAKQGRNRRTQAILPLRGKILNVEKAMQHKIFESEEIKNIFTALGVTIGTEEDSKALNMEKLRYHKVVIMTDADVDGSHIATLIMTFFFRYMNDLIQKGYLYIATPPLYLVKKGKKESYAWTEQQRLQLINEWADGNESNVHTQRYKGLGEMNAEQLWETTMNPEQRTLQQVTIENAAEADHIFSMLMGDDVPPRRKFIEDHATYANIDA, encoded by the coding sequence ATGAGTGAATTAGAACAAGAGAGCAGATCAAACGAAGGGAATGGAAACTATTCAGCGGATAGTATCCAGGTACTTGAAGGATTGGAAGCTGTAAGAAAGCGTCCATCAATGTATATTGGTGATACCAACGAAAAAGGATTACACCATTTGGTATACGAGGTGGTCGACAACTCGATTGATGAAGCGCTTGCAGGGTACTGTAACAATATTGAAGTTATTATTCATGAAAATAATTCCATTACGGTAAAAGACGACGGCCGTGGTATTCCAACCGAAAGACACACAAAAGAAAACAAATCGGCATTGGAAGTAGTAATGACAGTGCTGCATGCCGGAGGTAAATTCGATAAAGATTCGTATAAAGTTTCAGGTGGTTTGCATGGTGTAGGTGTTTCGTGTGTGAACGCTTTGTCGTCTGACCTGAGAGCTGAAATACACCGCGAAGGACAAATTTGGGTTCAGGAATACAAAATAGGAAAACCACAATACGAAGCCAAAATCGTTGGAGAAACTAACATTACCGGTACAATAGTAACTTTCCAACCCGATGCGTCGATATTTTTAACAACAAAATACAAATACGAAATACTGGCAGCACGTTTACGCGAATTGGCCTTTCTAAATGCCGGAATTAATCTTTCGATTATCGACGAACGTGAAACTGACGAAGAAGGAAACTTCAAATCGGAAAAATTTTATTCTGAAGAAGGATTAAAAGAATTTGTTGAATACCTCGATGAAACAAGGGTAAAACTAATTCAGGACGTAATTCATATTACATCCGACAAAGGAGGTTCACCAGTTGAAATCGCATTGCAGTACAACACTTCGTTCTCAGAGAATATTCACTCGTATGTGAATAACATTAACACCATTGAAGGAGGTACACATTTAACAGGTTTTAGGAGAGGTTTAACCCGAACCCTTAAAACTTACGCCGACCAGTCGGGAATGCTCACAAAACTAAAATTTGATATCAGTGGTGACGATTTCCGTGAAGGATTAACCGCTGTGGTATCAGTAAAAGTACAGGAACCTCAGTTCGAAGGTCAGACAAAAACCAAATTGGGTAACTCAGAAGTAAGTCTTTCAGTTGACCAAGCGGTTAGTGAGATGCTTAAAAACTATCTGGAAGAAAATCCAAAGGACGCCAAAACCATTGTTCAAAAAGTTATCCTTGCGGCTCAGGCGCGGCATGCAGCCCGAAAAGCCCGTGAAATGGTACAACGCAAAAGTGCGCTTAGCGGAGGTGGTCTTCCCGGAAAATTAACCGATTGTTCCGAAAAAGACCCTGCTTTGTGCGAAGTATTTCTTGTGGAGGGAGATTCGGCAGGTGGTACGGCAAAACAAGGTCGAAACCGCAGAACACAAGCCATCCTTCCTTTGCGTGGTAAAATTCTGAATGTTGAAAAAGCCATGCAACATAAAATTTTCGAAAGCGAAGAGATCAAAAATATATTTACAGCGCTTGGAGTAACCATCGGTACAGAGGAAGACTCAAAAGCCTTGAATATGGAAAAACTCAGGTATCACAAAGTTGTAATTATGACGGATGCCGACGTGGACGGTAGCCACATTGCAACACTTATTATGACCTTCTTTTTCCGTTACATGAATGATTTGATTCAGAAAGGCTATTTATACATTGCCACTCCTCCTCTTTATCTTGTAAAAAAAGGAAAAAAGGAATCTTATGCATGGACCGAGCAGCAACGTTTGCAATTGATTAACGAATGGGCCGACGGAAACGAAAGCAATGTTCACACGCAACGTTACAAAGGTTTGGGTGAGATGAACGCCGAACAGCTTTGGGAAACAACCATGAATCCGGAGCAAAGAACCTTGCAGCAGGTCACAATAGAAAACGCTGCCGAAGCCGATCATATTTTTTCAATGCTTATGGGCGACGATGTTCCGCCTCGCAGAAAGTTTATTGAAGACCACGCTACTTACGCCAACATTGACGCGTAA
- a CDS encoding tetratricopeptide repeat protein, which translates to MKTIRIFISFLLLFLFLNETKAQQTVYFDNVRKDIDVAKELYRKGKYVATFREFEKIQNKVDKKSELYSEAEYYKSVSALHAGYSAGSKLMNTFIETYPESPYINSAWFNLGKNQFQKKQYTAVIRSFQHVERNDLSETDRIELQYQNGYSNLMEDNTAVAFKEFNAIKNTNNLYSKPATYYCAHILYLNEDYQAALEGFTKLNNDPAYSQVIPMYVSHIYYKQQKYSEVVNYTTSIINDVQEDQRAELSKIVGDSYFHLRQYKNAIPYLETYFETDGLKTKEENYILGFCYYQNTEYSKAAPLLEKATIGEDEMTQNAYYHLADCFIKLNDKEKAKTAYNAASEFDFNADIKEDALFSYAKLTYELSYSPFNETIKAFDRYIAEYPNSSKNAEAYRILVEVYMVTKNYNDAIASIDKIQNKTPDILKAYQRVTFYRGLELFNNTAYNQAIDLFDLSLKNGTYNREIKAKALYWKSEALYRVGDFNNSIASYNQFMQNSGSAKTEAASADYNLGYAYLKMDDEEAAFTHFKKYVNTMQGNRTPKLADAYNRVGDYYFLKTNYNQAAENYRQAYNMKMHEADYALLQIAFCEGLQRQQTEKIGSLNQLLADFPDSEYRDDALYELGRANERIGKNYDAVQQYQEIVSMHPNSNFYRKALLQLGLVNYNNGDYDKALEQYKELAENYKGTPEATSALSGIKNCYVELNNVDAYFAYVRRLGGEVNVTASEQDQLTYMAAERMYMSGKEGAKTQLEQYLRQFPTGAYAVNAHFYLAELLYKEGEYTSANDHYTFVATQPANIFSEPALSKSSEMTFAAENYDKALQLFIALEQVANGKWNFLKAYTGQMRCYIIQKNYQQALVAAAKVKKSDVVTDALKQEAAFAEGKSNYELGNLSSAISPLRNAASDTKLETGAEAKYLLAEIYYRDNNKAKAEEEIVDFIEKGTPYTYWLGKAFLLLANIYEDSGDQFQAKHTLKSLVENYNNDTDGVKDEAQSRLNKILAAEAQQQQNAVDSSYQMEIKQN; encoded by the coding sequence ATGAAAACAATTCGAATTTTTATATCCTTTTTACTACTTTTTCTTTTTCTGAATGAGACAAAAGCGCAACAAACCGTTTATTTCGATAACGTAAGAAAAGACATTGATGTTGCGAAAGAACTCTACCGGAAAGGAAAGTACGTTGCAACCTTCCGGGAATTTGAAAAGATTCAGAACAAGGTTGACAAAAAATCAGAACTTTATTCCGAAGCGGAATACTACAAATCGGTTTCGGCCTTGCATGCAGGATACAGTGCGGGCAGCAAACTTATGAACACGTTTATTGAAACGTATCCCGAGAGTCCGTATATAAATTCTGCCTGGTTCAATTTGGGTAAAAACCAATTTCAGAAGAAACAATACACTGCTGTTATACGCAGTTTCCAACACGTGGAAAGAAACGACCTTTCGGAAACCGACAGGATTGAATTGCAGTATCAAAACGGTTATTCCAACTTAATGGAAGACAATACCGCTGTTGCATTTAAAGAATTCAACGCCATAAAAAACACCAACAATTTATACAGCAAACCGGCCACATATTATTGTGCTCATATTCTGTATTTAAACGAAGACTACCAGGCAGCACTTGAAGGTTTTACCAAGCTGAATAACGATCCCGCATATTCGCAGGTGATCCCCATGTATGTAAGCCACATTTATTACAAACAGCAAAAATACAGCGAAGTAGTAAACTACACTACTTCGATAATAAACGATGTACAGGAAGACCAGCGTGCTGAATTATCGAAAATTGTTGGCGATTCTTATTTTCACCTAAGGCAGTACAAAAATGCAATTCCGTACCTGGAAACATATTTTGAAACCGACGGGCTAAAAACAAAAGAAGAAAACTACATACTCGGATTTTGTTATTACCAGAATACCGAATATTCGAAAGCAGCTCCTCTGTTAGAAAAAGCAACCATTGGCGAAGATGAAATGACACAGAATGCGTACTATCATTTAGCCGATTGTTTTATAAAACTAAACGACAAGGAAAAAGCAAAAACGGCTTACAATGCAGCTTCGGAGTTCGATTTTAATGCGGATATAAAAGAAGATGCCTTATTTAGTTATGCAAAACTCACCTACGAACTTTCGTACTCGCCGTTTAATGAAACCATAAAAGCATTTGACCGCTACATTGCCGAATATCCAAATTCTTCGAAAAATGCCGAAGCATACCGGATCTTGGTTGAAGTGTACATGGTCACCAAAAACTACAACGATGCCATTGCATCCATTGATAAAATTCAAAACAAAACTCCCGACATTTTAAAAGCTTATCAGCGGGTAACTTTTTATCGTGGACTTGAGCTTTTTAACAACACGGCATACAACCAGGCTATCGATTTGTTTGATTTATCGTTAAAAAACGGAACATACAACCGCGAAATAAAGGCCAAAGCTTTGTATTGGAAATCGGAAGCTTTGTATCGCGTGGGAGATTTTAATAACTCCATTGCCTCGTACAATCAATTTATGCAAAATTCGGGTTCAGCAAAAACCGAAGCTGCCAGTGCCGACTACAACCTGGGTTATGCTTATTTAAAAATGGACGACGAAGAAGCAGCTTTCACCCATTTCAAAAAATATGTAAACACAATGCAGGGCAATCGCACGCCCAAGCTGGCAGATGCCTACAATCGTGTGGGAGACTATTATTTCCTAAAAACAAATTACAATCAGGCAGCTGAAAATTACCGTCAGGCTTACAACATGAAAATGCACGAAGCAGACTATGCCTTGCTTCAGATAGCCTTTTGTGAAGGTTTGCAACGTCAGCAAACCGAAAAAATCGGAAGTCTAAACCAGCTACTAGCCGACTTCCCTGATTCGGAATACCGCGACGATGCACTTTATGAACTGGGCCGAGCCAACGAAAGAATAGGAAAAAACTACGATGCGGTACAACAATATCAGGAAATTGTAAGCATGCATCCAAACAGCAACTTTTACCGAAAAGCATTGCTTCAGCTGGGTTTGGTAAACTACAACAATGGCGATTACGACAAGGCACTTGAACAATACAAAGAGCTTGCAGAGAACTACAAAGGAACACCCGAAGCCACATCTGCACTTTCGGGCATTAAAAACTGCTATGTTGAATTAAATAACGTGGATGCTTATTTTGCCTACGTCCGTCGTTTGGGAGGCGAAGTAAATGTAACCGCATCAGAACAGGATCAGTTAACTTACATGGCTGCGGAGCGCATGTACATGTCGGGAAAAGAAGGAGCCAAAACGCAGCTTGAGCAATATTTGAGACAGTTCCCAACCGGAGCCTATGCCGTAAATGCACATTTCTACCTGGCCGAGCTACTTTATAAAGAAGGTGAATATACTTCGGCAAACGATCATTACACTTTTGTTGCTACTCAGCCCGCCAATATTTTCAGCGAACCGGCACTCTCAAAATCTTCAGAAATGACTTTTGCAGCCGAAAACTACGACAAAGCACTTCAACTGTTTATTGCTTTGGAACAAGTTGCCAATGGCAAGTGGAATTTCCTGAAAGCATATACCGGTCAAATGCGTTGTTACATCATTCAAAAAAATTACCAACAGGCTTTGGTTGCTGCCGCAAAAGTCAAAAAATCGGATGTTGTAACCGATGCACTTAAACAAGAAGCGGCTTTTGCCGAAGGAAAATCGAACTACGAACTTGGAAATTTAAGCTCGGCCATTAGCCCGCTACGAAATGCTGCAAGCGATACAAAATTAGAAACAGGTGCCGAAGCAAAATACCTTCTTGCCGAAATTTACTACCGCGACAACAACAAAGCAAAAGCAGAAGAAGAAATTGTTGATTTTATAGAAAAAGGAACGCCATACACGTATTGGCTGGGTAAGGCATTTCTGTTACTTGCCAACATTTACGAAGATAGCGGCGACCAGTTTCAGGCAAAACACACCTTAAAAAGTTTGGTAGAAAACTACAATAACGATACCGACGGTGTAAAAGATGAAGCACAATCGAGACTGAACAAAATTTTGGCTGCGGAAGCTCAGCAACAACAAAATGCAGTTGACAGTTCGTATCAAATGGAAATTAAACAAAACTAA
- a CDS encoding ATP-binding cassette domain-containing protein, with the protein MDKKKVIELANAEIFQRENRILSEVDLEVNSGEFIYVIGKVGTGKTSLIKTLNAELQLVSGTGKVLDYQLPGIKSREISELRRNLGVVFQDFRLLTDRNVRQNLAFVLKATGWKNKAEIDERVQEVLGVVGMTHKVDKMPHELSGGEQQRVVIARAILNNPEIILADEPTGNLDPETSEEILDLFIRLNEEGKTVLMATHDYAVIAKKPARTLVCAAGKLSDSDKNKDVLEFESLLELNV; encoded by the coding sequence ATGGACAAGAAAAAAGTAATAGAGTTGGCAAATGCTGAGATTTTTCAGCGCGAAAACCGAATTCTTTCTGAGGTGGACCTGGAAGTGAATTCGGGCGAGTTTATTTATGTAATTGGTAAGGTTGGAACCGGCAAAACCAGTTTGATAAAAACCTTAAATGCGGAGTTGCAACTTGTCTCAGGAACCGGAAAGGTTTTGGATTACCAGTTACCTGGAATTAAAAGTCGTGAAATTTCGGAATTGCGGCGAAACCTTGGTGTAGTTTTTCAGGACTTTCGTTTGCTAACCGATCGTAATGTAAGACAAAATCTTGCGTTTGTTTTAAAAGCAACGGGCTGGAAAAACAAAGCAGAAATTGATGAGCGGGTGCAGGAAGTACTTGGTGTTGTTGGAATGACGCATAAAGTGGATAAAATGCCACATGAGTTAAGTGGGGGAGAACAACAACGGGTTGTAATTGCACGCGCCATTTTAAATAACCCGGAAATTATTTTGGCCGACGAGCCCACCGGAAATCTCGATCCCGAAACTTCGGAAGAAATACTCGATCTTTTTATTCGCTTAAACGAAGAGGGGAAAACGGTTTTAATGGCGACGCACGATTATGCCGTAATTGCTAAAAAACCCGCCCGAACGCTGGTTTGTGCCGCAGGTAAACTTTCGGATTCGGATAAAAATAAGGATGTATTAGAGTTTGAAAGTTTACTGGAACTGAACGTTTAG
- a CDS encoding YiiX/YebB-like N1pC/P60 family cysteine hydrolase: MNSKLAIIYKLIIGGLTLVAVSVLFVYLSFLLPGKFNTADWIRIGLTEHVIESIEKIENAEYKSPVDYPEQQNSTLTFADLEPYLTKIRPGTVFVISHGKVVCNIIPGKWTHVGFYIGTQKQLGHLFGEESSVYQNFRNYYSTGEEHLIIDSSYKNGCAVRDFKEIAQLKSRSTLHSVLCLEPKLSVNQLSKILQTTLAETGKKYDLNFSVADTSTLYCAELIYNSFKYSGIEIKKRSSVLFRKILLPNDIATELVAKQMDKYFEYKMCLIKNKNKVQDMACIKEPGLIAGL, translated from the coding sequence ATGAATTCCAAGCTTGCAATAATCTATAAACTTATTATTGGAGGACTAACACTTGTTGCTGTTTCAGTGTTATTCGTCTATCTCTCGTTTCTTCTTCCGGGGAAATTTAATACTGCCGATTGGATACGAATTGGTCTGACAGAGCATGTAATAGAAAGCATTGAAAAGATTGAAAACGCAGAGTACAAAAGTCCTGTTGATTATCCAGAGCAACAAAATAGTACATTGACTTTTGCCGATTTAGAACCTTATCTCACTAAAATCAGACCTGGAACTGTATTTGTTATTTCGCATGGAAAGGTTGTCTGTAATATTATTCCGGGTAAGTGGACTCATGTTGGATTTTATATTGGTACTCAAAAACAATTAGGACATTTGTTTGGAGAAGAATCATCTGTTTACCAGAATTTTAGAAATTATTACAGTACCGGTGAAGAGCATTTAATTATTGACAGTTCTTATAAAAACGGATGTGCCGTTCGCGATTTTAAGGAAATAGCTCAACTAAAATCCCGATCCACGTTACATTCTGTATTATGCTTAGAACCGAAGTTAAGTGTGAACCAGTTAAGCAAAATATTGCAAACTACATTAGCCGAAACAGGGAAAAAATATGATCTGAATTTTTCAGTTGCTGATACTTCAACACTTTATTGCGCCGAATTAATATACAATTCATTTAAGTATTCGGGAATAGAAATCAAAAAACGAAGCTCAGTTCTGTTTCGCAAAATTTTACTCCCGAATGACATTGCTACAGAACTTGTGGCAAAACAAATGGATAAATATTTTGAATATAAAATGTGTTTGATAAAAAACAAAAATAAAGTGCAGGATATGGCTTGCATAAAAGAGCCCGGTCTTATTGCCGGTTTATAA
- a CDS encoding DUF2238 domain-containing protein — protein MTGFRKITYLKILLGIYSLLFIWSLILPFGYLLWALEVAPAIIGILYFVISYRKIEFSNATYTWFFIAACLMTIGAHYSYSQVPLFNWIKDFFNWNRNNYDKIGHLVQGLVTVLISREILILKVRVRNVSYINILSFAVAMAISGGYEIIEWATVFFDSHAATDFLGAQGYIWDTQTDMLIATIGALLVLIFGRRNLKRVLNLNTN, from the coding sequence ATGACCGGATTCAGAAAAATAACTTACTTAAAAATTCTTTTAGGTATATATTCGCTTCTTTTTATCTGGTCGCTTATACTTCCATTCGGCTATTTATTATGGGCTCTTGAAGTTGCACCCGCAATTATTGGAATCTTGTATTTTGTAATTTCGTACCGCAAAATTGAGTTTAGCAACGCAACTTATACATGGTTTTTTATCGCCGCCTGTTTAATGACAATTGGTGCACATTACTCGTATTCGCAGGTTCCTTTATTTAATTGGATAAAAGATTTTTTTAATTGGAACAGGAACAACTACGATAAAATAGGACACCTGGTTCAAGGACTGGTTACAGTGCTAATATCGCGTGAAATATTGATTCTGAAAGTCAGGGTCAGAAACGTTTCCTATATCAACATTTTATCTTTTGCTGTGGCAATGGCTATTAGTGGTGGTTATGAAATTATTGAGTGGGCTACTGTATTTTTTGATAGTCACGCCGCAACAGATTTTCTGGGTGCACAGGGCTATATTTGGGATACTCAAACCGACATGTTAATAGCTACCATCGGAGCACTTTTAGTGCTGATTTTTGGTCGTAGAAATTTAAAAAGAGTTTTGAACTTGAATACGAACTAA
- a CDS encoding glycosyltransferase family 4 protein, translating into MEVHKKRIIVSVTNDLVSDNRVHKVCSSLQNMGFEILLLGRKLPGSVPVKRSYQTKRFNLLFKKGVWFYAEYNFRLFLFLLFARADVLLANDLDSLSANFLVSKIRGKTLVYDSHEYFTEVPELIHRPKVQKIWEWLEGKMLPKIKNAYTVCNSIAQVYHTKYGVDFKVVRNIPMARNYNQIQNKPETKTILYQGAVNIGRGLKQAIAAMKFVEGAKLIIAGDGDIKADLEKLVADEKLNDKVVFTGRLSLEELAELTPQAHLGLSIEEDLGLNYRYALPNKLFDYIQAQVPVLVTNLPEMVAIVQTFDVGEITNSLNPEDLAAKLNDALRNTVKRNIWLSNLKTAATELTWEKEERVLREIYLRFL; encoded by the coding sequence GTGGAAGTTCACAAGAAAAGAATCATTGTTTCAGTAACCAACGACCTTGTGTCCGACAACCGGGTACACAAAGTTTGTTCATCGTTGCAGAACATGGGCTTTGAAATTTTGCTGCTTGGCAGAAAATTGCCCGGAAGTGTACCGGTGAAACGCAGTTACCAGACCAAACGATTTAATCTGCTATTTAAAAAAGGTGTTTGGTTTTATGCGGAATACAATTTCAGACTTTTCCTGTTTTTGCTTTTTGCCAGAGCCGATGTTTTGCTGGCAAATGATCTGGATTCCTTATCGGCCAATTTTCTGGTTTCAAAAATTAGAGGGAAAACACTGGTTTACGACAGTCACGAATATTTTACTGAAGTACCGGAATTGATTCACCGGCCAAAAGTGCAAAAAATTTGGGAGTGGCTGGAAGGCAAAATGCTGCCAAAAATTAAAAATGCCTACACTGTTTGCAATTCAATTGCGCAGGTTTACCACACAAAATATGGTGTCGATTTTAAAGTGGTGCGCAATATTCCGATGGCAAGAAACTACAACCAAATACAGAACAAGCCTGAAACCAAAACCATACTTTACCAGGGAGCAGTAAACATTGGCCGTGGTTTAAAACAGGCTATTGCTGCGATGAAATTTGTGGAAGGGGCAAAACTAATTATTGCCGGTGACGGAGATATAAAAGCTGATTTGGAAAAATTGGTGGCAGATGAAAAACTAAACGATAAAGTTGTATTTACAGGACGACTTTCGTTGGAGGAACTGGCAGAACTTACGCCACAAGCCCATTTGGGACTTTCAATAGAAGAAGATTTGGGATTGAATTACCGTTATGCACTTCCGAATAAACTGTTCGATTACATCCAGGCGCAAGTTCCGGTTTTGGTTACTAACCTACCTGAAATGGTTGCCATTGTGCAGACATTCGATGTTGGTGAAATTACAAACTCTTTGAATCCGGAAGATTTGGCTGCGAAACTAAATGATGCTTTACGCAATACCGTTAAACGAAATATCTGGTTATCGAATTTAAAAACAGCTGCCACCGAATTAACCTGGGAAAAAGAAGAAAGAGTGCTTCGCGAAATTTACCTGAGGTTTTTGTAA